A single window of Salvia splendens isolate huo1 chromosome 6, SspV2, whole genome shotgun sequence DNA harbors:
- the LOC121806988 gene encoding uncharacterized protein LOC121806988, producing MAGLEECEANLVVFLHPSKANCASDAILSELSSLLFTYNETFGGVVLAYDPSIRSNLAKIVPGTFPCFGVQLKAKLLLFNPKPDMVLEGEVVKLTPNSIHAVVLGFSSAVIADDDIRDEFKHKVKGGEEVYVSRTHRKHKIKVGAILRFTVKSFDEEILHISGSLLAPHTGGARWLDKNTDEWSRADSTATKRNTDKLLINGDTSMKNDEQIEKPKKRRRQQS from the exons ATGGCGGGACTCGAAGAGTGCGAGGCGAATTTGGTGGTTTTTCTTCACCCCTCCAAGGCAAATTGCGCCAGTGACGCCATTCTCAGTGAGCTTAGCTCCCTGCTCTTCAC GTATAATGAGACGTTTGGTGGAGTGGTATTGGCATATGATCCGAGTATACGTTCTAATTTGGCAAAGATTGTGCCCGGAACTTTTCCATGTTTTGGCGTGCAATTGAAGGCTAAACTGTTGCTTTTCAATCCCAAGCCCGACATGGTTTTAG AGGGGGAGGTTGTTAAGCTTACTCCCAATTCGATACATGCTGTGGTTCTTGGTTTCTCGTCTGCTGTAATAGCAGATGACGACATTCGTGATGAGTTCAAGCACAAAGTT AAAGGTGGAGAAGAAGTTTACGTTAGTCGAACACACAGGAAACATAAGATAAAAGTTGGAGCAATTCTACGATTTACTGTTAAGAG CTTTGATGAAGAGATACTTCACATATCAGGATCTCTGCTTGCTCCCCATACAGGAGGGGCTCGATGGTTGGATAAAAACACGGACGAATGGTCTCGAGCTGACAG CACTGCTACAAAGAGGAACACAGATAAATTATTGATCAATGGGGATACATCTATGAAAAATGATGAGCAGATTGAGAAGCCAAAGAAAAGGAGAAGACAACAaagttaa